From the Gordonia bronchialis DSM 43247 genome, one window contains:
- a CDS encoding low molecular weight protein-tyrosine-phosphatase: protein MSERLHICFVCTGNICRSPMAQNIFLRALEEQGLTGEIRVSSCGTSGWHTGEPADNRARTELLAHGYSDAHVAAQLGPEHYEADLLVAMDSGHVHELERKRLGDRVRLLRSFDPTADPADLDLSDPYYGGTEDFTVTREQIEKSMPGLVVWAVDRLA, encoded by the coding sequence GTGTCTGAACGGCTACACATCTGTTTCGTCTGTACCGGCAACATCTGCAGGTCACCGATGGCACAGAACATCTTTCTCCGCGCCCTCGAGGAGCAGGGGCTGACCGGGGAGATCCGGGTCTCCAGCTGCGGAACCAGCGGATGGCACACCGGTGAACCCGCCGACAACCGGGCCCGCACCGAACTCTTGGCCCACGGCTACTCCGATGCCCACGTCGCCGCACAGCTCGGTCCCGAGCACTATGAGGCGGATCTGCTGGTCGCCATGGACTCCGGGCACGTGCACGAACTCGAACGCAAACGCCTCGGCGACCGGGTCCGGCTACTGCGCTCCTTCGATCCGACGGCCGATCCCGCCGATCTCGACCTGTCCGACCCGTATTACGGCGGCACCGAGGACTTCACCGTGACACGCGAGCAGATCGAGAAGTCGATGCCCGGGCTCGTCGTCTGGGCCGTCGACCGGCTGGCCTGA
- a CDS encoding zinc-binding metallopeptidase family protein — MRDFLCRKCGQRLSFENSLCLHCKSPLGFWLPTRSIYVLDEKERTEVDGVLVERCANNKVAQCNWLVEWTGKSELCASCRLTRTRPADDDTDALPAYGQAETAKRRLILELDELGLPIRGRDEDPDTGLAFDLLSSAREPVVTGHANGVITLDLAEGDDVHREQMRVELAEQYRTVLGHFRHEIGHYYQLVFLDSARAGFEALFGNPDEDYQAALDRHYSQGAPAGWEQNFVSSYATMHPAEDFAETFAHYLHIRDTLDTAAAFAMAPAGATLDGILPGDVGFEQIVEWWLPLTWALNQINRSMGHPDLYPFVLPAKVLEKIKFVHNLVMPQA; from the coding sequence ATGCGCGACTTCTTATGCCGCAAATGCGGACAACGCCTTTCCTTCGAGAACAGCCTCTGCCTGCATTGCAAGAGCCCGCTCGGGTTCTGGTTGCCGACTCGGTCGATCTACGTGCTCGACGAGAAGGAGCGCACCGAGGTCGACGGTGTCCTCGTCGAGCGGTGTGCGAACAACAAAGTGGCGCAATGTAATTGGCTGGTCGAATGGACCGGCAAGTCGGAGCTCTGCGCGTCGTGCCGGTTGACCCGGACGCGTCCGGCCGACGACGACACCGACGCGCTGCCCGCCTACGGGCAGGCCGAGACGGCCAAACGCCGGCTGATCCTGGAGCTCGACGAGCTGGGCCTGCCGATCCGCGGGCGTGACGAGGATCCCGACACGGGCCTCGCCTTCGACCTGCTCTCGAGCGCCCGCGAGCCGGTCGTCACCGGCCACGCGAACGGTGTCATCACCCTCGATCTCGCCGAAGGTGACGACGTGCATCGCGAACAGATGCGGGTGGAACTCGCCGAGCAGTACCGCACGGTGCTCGGGCATTTCCGGCACGAGATCGGCCACTACTACCAGCTCGTCTTCCTCGACTCGGCCCGAGCCGGCTTCGAGGCGCTGTTCGGCAACCCCGACGAGGACTATCAGGCCGCCCTCGACCGTCACTACTCGCAGGGTGCGCCGGCCGGGTGGGAGCAGAACTTCGTGTCGTCGTACGCGACGATGCATCCCGCCGAGGATTTTGCCGAGACCTTCGCCCACTACCTGCACATCCGCGACACCCTGGACACCGCGGCGGCGTTCGCGATGGCACCGGCGGGCGCCACACTCGACGGCATCCTGCCCGGCGACGTCGGCTTCGAGCAGATCGTCGAGTGGTGGCTGCCGCTGACCTGGGCGCTCAACCAGATCAACCGGTCCATGGGCCACCCGGATCTGTACCCGTTCGTGCTGCCCGCAAAGGTGCTCGAGAAGATCAAGTTCGTGCACAACCTGGTGATGCCGCAGGCGTGA
- a CDS encoding SURF1 family cytochrome oxidase biogenesis protein: MHVLRTVLRPGWIALGVVVIAFAVACFTLLAPWQLGKNSSTEHRNDLIRAAADTGPVPLAQLAPTGAFDASNEWREVTISGHYLPAAQTLVRLRNVDEQAAIEVVTPFAVAGTDRVIAVDRGFVRPAEGAAPPIPAVPTGEVTISGRIRAPEGTTPGRGAHSEENMLAVYTIDPAEIGRATGLRMDGFYVQLSPAQPGSLGEIPLPQLDSGPYLSYGLQWLAFGIMAPLGAAYFLYSEIRQRRRSAAANRARSSTVTAETSSESAPAVDTAGAASSARAERRRRVRSDLRAASTAPDPRQVGQVGSGPDAERTPDQVRDKLSQRYGG; the protein is encoded by the coding sequence GTGCATGTGTTGCGAACCGTACTGCGACCTGGGTGGATAGCCCTGGGTGTCGTCGTGATCGCGTTCGCCGTGGCCTGCTTCACGCTGCTCGCGCCGTGGCAGCTGGGTAAGAACTCCTCTACCGAACACCGCAACGACCTCATCCGCGCCGCCGCCGACACCGGCCCGGTTCCGTTGGCGCAACTCGCCCCGACGGGCGCCTTCGACGCGTCCAACGAATGGCGTGAGGTCACGATCAGCGGTCATTACCTGCCGGCCGCACAGACGCTGGTACGGCTGCGCAACGTCGACGAGCAGGCCGCCATCGAGGTCGTCACTCCGTTCGCCGTTGCCGGTACCGACCGGGTCATCGCGGTCGACCGCGGCTTCGTGCGGCCCGCCGAGGGCGCCGCCCCGCCCATCCCGGCGGTCCCCACCGGCGAGGTCACGATCTCCGGACGCATTCGCGCACCGGAGGGAACCACACCCGGCCGCGGCGCGCACTCCGAAGAGAACATGCTCGCGGTGTATACCATCGATCCGGCCGAGATCGGGCGCGCCACCGGCCTCCGGATGGACGGGTTCTACGTCCAGCTCTCCCCGGCCCAGCCGGGGTCGCTGGGCGAGATCCCGTTGCCGCAGCTCGATTCCGGGCCCTACCTGTCCTACGGGCTGCAGTGGCTGGCCTTCGGCATCATGGCTCCGCTGGGTGCCGCCTACTTCCTCTACTCGGAGATCCGGCAACGGCGCCGAAGCGCCGCAGCCAACCGGGCACGGTCATCGACCGTCACCGCGGAGACCTCCTCGGAATCGGCACCTGCCGTGGACACCGCCGGAGCGGCGTCGTCGGCACGTGCCGAGCGTCGACGACGTGTTCGCAGTGACCTACGTGCCGCCAGTACCGCCCCGGATCCGCGTCAGGTCGGTCAGGTCGGCAGCGGCCCGGACGCCGAACGCACCCCGGATCAGGTGCGCGACAAGCTCAGCCAGCGCTACGGAGGCTGA
- a CDS encoding cobalamin biosynthesis protein, whose protein sequence is MIRSQRTGVRRTQVFSTAAGLAAGYALDRIAADPRRGHPVAVFGRLAADAERHLYRDSRWAGTLFVAGTVGPAVLGGRVLRDVCRSAPARCLATAAVTWSVLGGTSLTRVGAQVADALDAGDIVAARALVPSLCGRDPESLDAAGICRAAVESLAENTSDATVGPLVWGALGGIGGLIGYRAINTLDAMVGYRSPRYRNFGWAAARTDDIANLVPARLAGALTVVVGGAPRRAAAAWRADAHAHPSPNAGVVESAFAGALGVRLGGPTVYPHGTEDRPVLGAGAPPTPDDLRATVRLSRRVQISALVVALGLAALGGPRRRRSVSLRSAG, encoded by the coding sequence GTGATCCGATCGCAGCGCACCGGAGTCCGCCGCACCCAGGTGTTCTCGACCGCGGCCGGCCTTGCCGCGGGCTACGCCCTCGACCGGATCGCCGCCGATCCGCGGCGCGGACACCCGGTCGCCGTGTTCGGTCGCCTGGCCGCGGATGCCGAGCGGCATCTCTATCGCGATTCCCGGTGGGCCGGAACGCTGTTCGTCGCCGGGACCGTGGGTCCCGCGGTGCTCGGCGGGCGTGTGCTGCGCGACGTGTGCCGCTCGGCCCCGGCCCGGTGTCTGGCCACGGCAGCGGTGACGTGGTCTGTGCTCGGCGGGACGTCACTGACCCGGGTCGGCGCGCAGGTGGCCGACGCCCTGGACGCCGGGGACATCGTTGCCGCGCGCGCGCTGGTGCCGAGTCTGTGCGGCCGCGATCCAGAATCGCTGGATGCCGCCGGGATCTGCCGGGCAGCTGTCGAATCGCTCGCGGAGAACACCTCCGACGCGACCGTCGGCCCACTGGTGTGGGGTGCGCTGGGCGGCATCGGTGGCCTCATCGGCTACCGGGCGATCAACACGCTCGACGCGATGGTCGGTTACCGCAGCCCGCGATACCGCAATTTCGGATGGGCGGCGGCGCGGACCGACGACATCGCGAACCTGGTCCCGGCCCGGCTGGCGGGTGCGCTCACCGTGGTGGTCGGCGGTGCGCCGCGACGGGCGGCGGCCGCCTGGCGTGCAGATGCGCACGCGCATCCGAGTCCCAATGCGGGCGTGGTGGAGTCGGCGTTCGCGGGAGCGCTGGGCGTGCGCCTCGGCGGTCCGACGGTGTACCCGCACGGAACCGAGGATCGGCCCGTTCTCGGTGCGGGTGCTCCGCCGACGCCGGATGATCTGCGCGCGACCGTCCGCCTGTCCCGGCGGGTCCAGATCTCCGCGCTGGTTGTCGCGCTCGGGCTGGCCGCACTCGGCGGTCCTCGCCGCAGGCGATCGGTCAGCCTCCGTAGCGCTGGCTGA
- a CDS encoding spermidine synthase: MARTPPHPVAGTYPIDGGTAELAPDPVAGGWLLTINGTHSSHIHPDPTLLDFEYLRQMAAVIEDRHDTGSRLRVLHLGAAACALPRCLASRFPDARQVAVEIDAELARLVREWFDLPRAPLLRIRVGDARAVTTSLQPATREIVVRDAFVGDRTPRHLTTREFASAVHDVLVPGGLYLANCGDGRRLEEARTELATIASVFQNVMVIADPPMLKGRRTGNVVLAGSDGPLTASAALVRRLLSDPLPARVVDGPEARAFGSGVRHDVHSGTDAGVHIEADL; encoded by the coding sequence GTGGCCAGGACCCCACCGCACCCGGTCGCGGGCACGTACCCGATCGACGGCGGCACCGCCGAACTCGCGCCCGACCCGGTGGCCGGCGGTTGGTTGCTGACCATCAACGGCACGCACAGCTCGCACATCCATCCGGACCCGACGCTGCTCGACTTCGAGTACCTGCGGCAGATGGCGGCCGTCATCGAGGATCGTCACGACACCGGATCACGGCTACGCGTATTGCATCTCGGCGCCGCCGCCTGTGCGTTGCCCCGCTGTCTTGCGTCCCGGTTCCCCGACGCCCGGCAGGTCGCGGTCGAGATCGATGCCGAACTCGCCCGGCTGGTGCGCGAGTGGTTCGATCTGCCGCGCGCGCCGCTGCTGCGCATCCGGGTCGGTGACGCGCGGGCGGTGACGACGAGCCTGCAGCCGGCGACCCGCGAGATCGTGGTTCGCGACGCCTTCGTCGGCGACCGGACGCCCCGTCATCTCACCACTCGTGAGTTCGCGTCCGCGGTGCACGACGTGCTGGTGCCGGGTGGGCTCTACCTGGCCAACTGCGGCGATGGCCGTCGGCTCGAGGAAGCCCGGACCGAGCTCGCCACCATCGCGTCGGTGTTCCAGAACGTGATGGTGATCGCCGATCCGCCAATGCTGAAGGGCCGACGCACCGGCAACGTGGTCCTGGCGGGCAGCGACGGCCCGCTGACCGCATCCGCCGCACTGGTTCGGCGCCTGCTCAGCGATCCCCTTCCGGCCCGCGTCGTCGACGGTCCCGAGGCCCGGGCCTTCGGCTCCGGTGTCCGCCACGACGTCCACAGCGGCACCGACGCCGGCGTCCACATAGAGGCCGACCTCTGA
- a CDS encoding serine/threonine-protein kinase: MTEPKSRTGTMLGPYRIGRLLGRGGMGEVYEALDTVKERTVALKLLPLHYSDDADFRERFERESKTASKLSDPHVIPIHDWGEHDGVLYIDMRLVEGHDLRTLLKKGPLAPDRAIDILTQIAGALDAAHRNGLVHRDVKPDNILLNLDDFAYLVDFGIAHGASDKHLTMVGTALGTLAYMAPERLNDVPAGPASDIYALACVLYESVTGSVPFPSKTDAGIMTAHLTQPPPMTGGPLDPVLARGLAKDPAQRFGTAKEMMRAAAAAISHTPSTVTPPPRPYGPPPGGTPGSGPTAPPGFTGTPGGSRPTTGPSHPRTTSGPSYPSSRPGSTPTPAGPGMSGPTQVRSAYSGPTPGGPSGPTHAGPGAPSGPHTPPPGGGYTPPPGSGPQSLYGWGGSPQGPGPTPKTSNGSRVALIGVAVIVVLALVGAGVFFAVRAASGGGDDPAASSTTPSVATIACDYTDRTVVGGVSQPKPAGQQPKDGTVHATFTFAQFGDLAVTMNRSKAPCNVGAVTEVIQGGNFYSGNSCGELGTSYVFCGSSNGRVDNNPGWTSPDELPEGLTPGGKNTSGADTFTYPRGTVAVFPSSEISSDGGSTMLFFVSKDINLPLRYTIVGTVDASSLGVLDSIVNVGFIPSEAGNTYGKPKSTIIIQRAVITPG, translated from the coding sequence GTGACCGAGCCGAAGTCGAGGACCGGCACCATGCTGGGTCCCTATCGAATCGGCCGTCTGCTGGGCCGGGGCGGTATGGGTGAGGTGTACGAGGCACTCGACACGGTGAAAGAGCGCACGGTGGCGCTCAAACTGTTGCCGCTGCACTATTCGGACGACGCCGATTTCCGCGAACGGTTCGAACGCGAGTCCAAGACCGCCTCGAAGCTGTCCGATCCGCACGTCATCCCGATCCACGACTGGGGCGAGCACGACGGGGTGCTCTACATCGACATGCGACTGGTGGAGGGGCACGATCTGCGCACCCTCCTCAAGAAGGGCCCGCTCGCACCCGACCGCGCGATCGACATCCTGACCCAGATCGCCGGTGCACTCGACGCCGCGCATCGCAACGGCCTCGTCCACCGTGACGTGAAGCCGGACAACATCCTGCTCAACCTCGACGACTTCGCCTACCTGGTGGATTTCGGGATCGCGCACGGCGCCTCCGACAAACACCTCACGATGGTGGGCACCGCGCTCGGGACGCTGGCCTATATGGCGCCCGAGCGCCTCAACGACGTCCCGGCCGGACCGGCGTCGGACATCTACGCACTGGCATGCGTCCTCTACGAGTCGGTCACCGGTTCGGTCCCGTTCCCGTCCAAGACCGACGCGGGCATCATGACCGCGCACCTGACCCAGCCGCCGCCGATGACCGGTGGCCCCCTGGACCCGGTGCTGGCCCGGGGTCTGGCCAAGGACCCGGCGCAACGCTTCGGGACCGCGAAGGAGATGATGCGCGCGGCTGCCGCCGCGATCTCCCACACCCCGTCGACGGTGACACCGCCGCCGCGGCCGTACGGCCCACCGCCGGGCGGTACCCCCGGCTCGGGACCCACCGCACCTCCCGGGTTCACCGGAACGCCGGGCGGTTCACGTCCCACGACCGGTCCGTCCCACCCGCGGACGACGTCCGGTCCGTCCTACCCGTCGTCGCGTCCCGGGTCGACGCCGACACCGGCGGGTCCGGGCATGTCGGGACCCACGCAGGTGCGTTCGGCGTACTCGGGGCCCACCCCCGGCGGCCCGTCGGGACCCACCCACGCCGGACCGGGCGCCCCGTCGGGCCCGCACACCCCGCCGCCCGGTGGCGGCTACACACCTCCGCCCGGTTCCGGCCCGCAATCGCTGTACGGATGGGGGGGCTCTCCACAAGGCCCCGGCCCGACACCGAAGACCTCCAACGGTTCTCGTGTCGCACTCATCGGCGTCGCAGTGATCGTGGTGTTGGCTCTGGTCGGCGCCGGTGTGTTCTTCGCCGTGCGGGCGGCCAGCGGTGGCGGTGACGACCCCGCGGCCTCGTCGACGACCCCGTCGGTCGCCACGATCGCATGCGACTACACCGACCGGACCGTCGTCGGTGGTGTGTCTCAGCCCAAACCGGCCGGGCAGCAGCCCAAGGACGGCACCGTCCATGCCACGTTCACCTTCGCGCAGTTCGGCGATCTGGCGGTCACCATGAACCGGTCCAAGGCGCCGTGCAACGTCGGTGCGGTCACCGAGGTGATCCAGGGCGGAAACTTCTACTCCGGCAACAGCTGTGGCGAACTCGGAACGTCCTACGTCTTCTGCGGGTCCTCCAACGGCAGGGTCGACAACAACCCCGGCTGGACCAGTCCGGACGAACTCCCCGAGGGCCTGACCCCTGGCGGGAAGAACACCAGCGGTGCGGACACCTTCACCTATCCGCGTGGCACGGTCGCGGTGTTCCCGTCCAGCGAGATCAGCTCCGACGGCGGTTCGACGATGCTGTTCTTCGTCTCCAAGGACATCAACCTGCCGCTGAGGTACACGATCGTCGGCACCGTGGACGCGTCCTCACTCGGGGTTCTCGACAGCATCGTGAACGTCGGGTTCATTCCGTCCGAGGCCGGCAACACCTACGGGAAACCCAAGTCCACCATCATCATTCAGCGGGCCGTCATCACGCCTGGTTAG
- a CDS encoding maleylpyruvate isomerase family mycothiol-dependent enzyme, translated as MATTFVPIGPVTEALTAAWAAIAELGHTLDDDGWTSPSVLPGWTQGDIVAHIIGTESMLAGRDADEVPDVGSLAHVRNPIGELNEKWITQFRSVARGDVLAALDEIVAVRVGALRAMTQEDFDAETMTPAGADTYGRFMRIRIFDCWMHEVDLRDGIGTSTMPTTPTTPTTPTAPDALTTDWALAEIAASLPFVVGKRAGAAAGSTVHFRITGPAPRDVRIAVGERAAAVDAFDGGDDTATVRLTVDAVDLARLVGGRRDADPASVSVDGDAELAARIVERANYVI; from the coding sequence ATGGCCACGACCTTCGTGCCCATCGGCCCCGTGACCGAGGCATTGACCGCTGCGTGGGCGGCGATCGCAGAGCTCGGCCACACGCTCGACGACGACGGGTGGACGTCGCCGTCGGTGCTGCCGGGATGGACGCAGGGCGACATCGTCGCGCACATCATCGGCACCGAGAGCATGCTCGCCGGCCGCGACGCCGACGAGGTGCCGGACGTGGGTTCGCTTGCGCACGTGCGCAATCCGATCGGCGAGCTCAACGAGAAGTGGATCACCCAGTTCCGTTCTGTCGCGCGTGGCGACGTGCTCGCCGCGCTCGACGAGATCGTCGCCGTGCGCGTCGGTGCGCTGCGGGCCATGACCCAGGAGGACTTCGACGCCGAGACGATGACACCCGCCGGCGCCGACACCTACGGGCGGTTCATGCGGATCCGCATCTTCGACTGCTGGATGCACGAGGTGGATCTGCGCGACGGCATCGGCACCTCGACCATGCCGACCACGCCGACCACGCCGACCACGCCGACCGCGCCCGACGCGCTGACCACCGACTGGGCGCTGGCCGAGATCGCCGCGTCGTTACCGTTTGTCGTCGGCAAACGGGCCGGCGCAGCCGCCGGTTCCACCGTGCACTTCCGGATCACCGGTCCCGCGCCGCGAGACGTGCGCATCGCGGTCGGAGAGCGCGCTGCGGCGGTGGACGCTTTCGACGGTGGCGACGACACCGCCACCGTCCGGCTCACCGTCGATGCCGTCGACCTGGCGCGACTGGTCGGCGGGCGACGCGACGCCGACCCCGCCTCGGTGAGCGTCGACGGCGATGCGGAGCTGGCGGCGCGGATCGTCGAACGAGCGAACTACGTGATCTGA
- a CDS encoding serine/threonine-protein kinase: MASDDRSGTVLGHYAIESLLGRGGMGEVYRATDTRKGRVVALKLLRESVADDASFRDRFLRESRVAASLNDPHVIPIHDWGEIDGLLYIDMRLVDGRDLRAVLESDGPLSGERTVSVLGQIADALDAAHRSGLVHRDVKPDNVLIDNRDFAYLVDFGLAQADTDTRMTSAGTAIGSFGYMAPERFGDHPVGPPADIYALGCVLYECLAGAHPFASATTVEQLIAAHLAKQPPALGSPFDAVIAAAMAKDPAARYSSAGALVDDARAASRRPSSTATYAPAAPPTVMPPRPPVSTSGPQYLATAAGPGGYPSHPYAPSGPVPQPPRSSILLPAAITAIVVLVIAIGAVGWVLLSSNSDDGKNAATVSEVPTRYVTVDPTTTSAEATTPPLTTPPAATTPTASTPTADPRGAGDLGLAVPISRPACDGTGIVVVANATTPGSYATEVQNYLNQYPGFSYLRTDQSCPSLRQSLNGNPIYAVYKVAGSTLADICALRNQVGGDAYGKWLDTTSDPSTYLTC; encoded by the coding sequence GTGGCATCAGACGATCGCTCGGGAACCGTCCTCGGGCACTACGCGATCGAGTCTTTACTCGGCCGCGGCGGGATGGGTGAGGTGTATCGCGCAACCGACACCCGAAAGGGCCGCGTCGTCGCGCTCAAACTGCTGCGCGAATCCGTCGCCGACGACGCGTCGTTCCGCGATCGGTTCCTGCGCGAGTCACGGGTGGCGGCCTCACTCAACGACCCGCACGTGATCCCCATCCACGACTGGGGTGAGATCGACGGCCTGCTCTACATCGACATGCGGCTCGTCGACGGCCGGGATCTGCGGGCCGTGCTGGAGTCCGACGGCCCGTTGTCGGGCGAACGCACGGTGTCGGTGCTCGGCCAGATCGCCGACGCGCTCGACGCAGCCCATCGCAGTGGTCTGGTGCACCGGGACGTCAAACCCGACAACGTGCTCATCGACAACCGCGACTTCGCATATCTGGTGGATTTCGGTCTCGCGCAGGCCGACACCGACACCCGAATGACCAGCGCCGGCACCGCCATCGGATCGTTCGGATACATGGCGCCCGAACGATTCGGTGATCATCCCGTCGGGCCACCTGCCGACATCTACGCACTCGGTTGCGTGCTGTACGAATGTCTGGCCGGCGCACACCCTTTCGCGTCCGCGACCACCGTCGAACAGTTGATCGCCGCGCATCTCGCCAAGCAGCCGCCCGCGCTGGGTTCGCCGTTCGACGCGGTGATCGCCGCAGCGATGGCCAAGGATCCCGCCGCGCGGTATTCGAGTGCCGGCGCACTCGTCGACGATGCCCGGGCCGCATCGAGACGACCGTCCTCGACCGCGACCTACGCTCCGGCCGCTCCCCCGACCGTCATGCCGCCACGGCCACCGGTGAGCACATCCGGTCCGCAGTACCTGGCAACGGCGGCCGGGCCGGGCGGATACCCGAGCCATCCGTACGCGCCGTCCGGACCGGTACCGCAACCGCCCCGATCCTCGATCCTGTTGCCCGCGGCGATCACCGCAATCGTCGTGCTGGTCATCGCGATCGGCGCCGTCGGCTGGGTGCTGTTGTCGTCGAACTCCGACGACGGGAAGAACGCAGCAACGGTCTCCGAAGTGCCCACGCGCTACGTCACCGTCGATCCGACGACCACGTCAGCGGAGGCGACGACACCCCCCCTCACGACGCCCCCAGCCGCAACCACACCGACGGCATCCACACCGACGGCGGATCCCCGCGGCGCCGGAGATCTGGGCTTGGCCGTTCCGATCTCCCGGCCCGCGTGCGACGGGACCGGCATCGTGGTGGTCGCCAACGCGACCACCCCGGGCAGCTATGCCACCGAGGTGCAGAACTATCTGAACCAGTACCCGGGGTTCAGCTACCTCCGCACCGATCAGTCCTGTCCGTCGCTGCGCCAGAGCCTCAACGGAAACCCGATCTATGCCGTCTACAAGGTTGCCGGGTCGACGCTCGCCGACATCTGCGCCCTGCGCAACCAGGTCGGCGGTGACGCCTACGGCAAGTGGCTGGACACCACGTCGGACCCGAGCACCTACCTCACCTGCTGA
- a CDS encoding helix-turn-helix transcriptional regulator — protein MLETSARLLALLSLLQMRREWSGNELADRLNITTRTVRRDVDKLRELGYPVDATVGVGGGYRLGAGAEMPPLLLDDQEVLAVALGLDAVTTGAVADMAEASAGALTKLRQVMPSRLRHRLDALRVEAVPHQQPASAVSADVLTEIATACHRTERLRFDYRRPNRDESRREVEPYRLVRNGYRWYLVAWDLTREDWRSFRVDRMTPKTPTGPRFTPHELPDDSAAAYLARNLGAVYRQATARVRIHAPLETVAAMVNDAWGTIEAGDDASCELVVYSTSLTSIARWMHAFDADFTILEPDDLRAECAAVADYHERAAQRYRRAVG, from the coding sequence ATGCTGGAAACATCCGCCCGTCTGCTCGCACTGCTCTCCCTGTTGCAGATGCGACGCGAGTGGTCGGGCAACGAGCTCGCCGACCGGCTCAACATCACCACCCGCACCGTCCGGCGCGACGTCGACAAGCTCCGTGAGCTCGGGTACCCGGTGGACGCAACGGTCGGCGTCGGCGGCGGATACCGCCTGGGCGCGGGGGCCGAGATGCCGCCCCTACTGCTCGACGACCAGGAGGTACTCGCCGTTGCGCTCGGGCTCGACGCGGTGACCACGGGCGCGGTCGCCGACATGGCGGAGGCGTCGGCGGGTGCGCTCACCAAACTGCGTCAGGTGATGCCGTCCCGGCTGCGGCATCGCCTCGACGCGCTCCGTGTGGAGGCGGTCCCCCACCAGCAGCCCGCCAGCGCGGTCTCGGCCGATGTCCTCACCGAGATCGCCACGGCCTGCCATCGAACGGAGCGCCTACGCTTCGACTACCGACGGCCCAACCGCGACGAGAGCCGACGCGAGGTGGAACCATATCGACTGGTGCGCAACGGTTATCGGTGGTACCTCGTCGCCTGGGACCTGACGCGGGAGGATTGGCGCTCGTTCCGCGTGGACCGCATGACCCCCAAGACGCCGACCGGTCCCCGGTTCACCCCACACGAACTCCCCGACGACTCGGCCGCCGCCTACCTTGCCCGCAACCTCGGTGCGGTCTACCGTCAGGCGACCGCGCGGGTCCGCATCCACGCCCCACTCGAAACCGTGGCGGCGATGGTCAACGACGCGTGGGGCACCATCGAGGCCGGCGACGACGCGAGCTGCGAACTGGTGGTCTACAGCACCTCACTGACCTCCATCGCCCGATGGATGCACGCCTTCGACGCGGACTTCACCATCCTCGAACCCGACGATCTGCGCGCCGAGTGCGCCGCGGTCGCCGATTACCACGAGCGGGCTGCACAGCGGTACCGCCGGGCCGTCGGTTGA